Proteins encoded within one genomic window of Lynx canadensis isolate LIC74 chromosome B2, mLynCan4.pri.v2, whole genome shotgun sequence:
- the ZBTB9 gene encoding zinc finger and BTB domain-containing protein 9 — protein sequence MDTSTPLPPVPPSPICNPAPRTIQIEFPQHSSLLLEALNRHRLEGKFCDVSLLVQGRELRAHKAVLAAASPYFHDKLLLGDAPRLTLPSVIEADAFEGLLQLIYSGRLRLPLDALPAHLLVASGLQMWQVVDQCSEILRELENSGGGISARGATSYHTLPSTTSSPGGWCIRSSPFQTPVQSSTSTESPVLGEGSELGDVLQIQVEEEEEEEEEEEEEEEEDQASTAPSQTPQPPRVSGSFPCPHGSHSLPVSTTPRRVPEGESAPLEPPAPHTALPPKVFYIKQEPSEPKEEISTGGTQSGGAKEETKVFPGGDAEGNGELGFLLPSGAGATYGGGGGGGPSWKPVDLHGNEILSGGGGPGGAGQAVHGPVKLGGTPPADGKRFGCLCGKRFAVKPKRDRHIMLTFSLRPFGCGVCNKRFKLKHHLTEHMKTHAGALHACPHCGRRFRVHACFLRHRDLCKGQGWATAHWTYN from the coding sequence ATGGATACCTCGACGCCTTTGCCTCCCGTCCCCCCCTCCCCGATCTGCAACCCAGCCCCGCGGACGATCCAGATCGAGTTCCCGCAGCATAGCTCCCTGCTGCTGGAAGCCCTGAACCGCCACAGGCTAGAGGGCAAGTTCTGTGATGTGTCCCTCTTGGTGCAGGGCCGGGAACTTAGGGCTCACAAAGCAGTGTTGGCTGCTGCCTCTCCTTACTTCCATGACAAACTTCTTCTGGGGGATGCGCCACGTCTCACTCTGCCCAGCGTCATTGAAGCCGATGCCTTCGAGGGGCTGCTCCAGCTCATTTATTCCGGGCGCCTCCGTCTGCCACTGGAtgctctccctgcccacctcctcgtGGCCAGTGGCCTGCAGATGTGGCAAGTAGTAGATCAGTGCTCAGAGATTCTTAGAGAACTAGAAAACTCAGGTGGTGGAATTTCAGCCCGGGGGGCGACCTCTTACCACACACTTCCTTCCACCACATCCTCTCCAGGAGGCTGGTGCATTCGCTCTTCCCCTTTCCAGACCCCAGTGCAGTCTTCCACTTCTACCGAGAGCCCCGTTTTAGGGGAGGGGAGCGAACTGGGCGATGTGTTACAGATTCAAgttgaggaagaggaggaggaggaggaggaagaagaggaggaggaggaggaggaccaggCGTCAACAGCACCCTCCCAGACTCCTCAGCCCCCGAGAGTATCAGGGAGCTttccctgccctcatggatcTCACTCACTGCCCGTATCCACTACGCCCCGCAGGGTTCCAGAGGGCGAGAGTGCACCCCTCGAGCCTCCTGCCCCTCATACTGCACTGCCCCCCAAAGTCTTCTACATTAAGCAGGAGCCCTCTGAGCCTAAAGAAGAGATATCAACAGGTGGAACTCAATCTGGAGGAGCAAAGGAGGAGACCAAAGTGTTTCCTGGAGGGGACGCTGAAGGGAATGGAGAGCTAGGGTTCTTGCTGCCCTCGGGAGCAGGGGCGACatatggaggaggaggaggaggaggtccaTCCTGGAAACCAGTGGATCTTCATGGGAATGAAATCCTCTCAGGGGGTGGGGGACCTGGGGGGGCAGGACAGGCTGTGCATGGGCCTGTGAAGTTAGGAGGTACACCCCCCGCAGATGGAAAACGCTTCGGTTGCTTGTGTGGGAAGCGGTTTGCAGTGAAGCCAAAGCGTGACCGTCACATCATGCTGACCTTCAGCCTTCGGCCCTTTGGCTGTGGCGTCTGCAATAAGCGCTTCAAGCTGAAGCACCATCTGACGGAGCACATGAAGACCCACGCTGGAGCCCTGCATGCCTGCCCCCATTGCGGCCGTCGGTTCCGAGTCCATGCCTGTTTCCTTCGCCATCGGGACCTGTGCAAGGGCCAGGGCTGGGCCACTGCTCACTGGACTTACAACTGA